In Zhaonella formicivorans, one DNA window encodes the following:
- a CDS encoding BMP family lipoprotein translates to MKKGVSLLLLMVLLLTAAVGCSQKTEEQSDQAGNSKAAENKKYALILATGGLGDQSFNDLTYEGMKRAEKELGITFDYVEPKEVADYEIQQNELAASGQYDLIVCVGFDQMDALKKVAAEYPEQKFALIDAVVEAPNVASYLSEEQEGSFLVGALAGLMKLEKADSRLNDQNVAAVIGGLDIPLIRKFIAGFEAGARYVNPQMKVLYDFVGDFSDPATAKEMALSLNRKGADIIYHAAGGSGLGVFEAAKSNNFLAIGCNSNQNHIAPDVIMASMLKRVDNATFEAVKSAYEGNFKGGVYSLGVKDDGVGYAVDGTNVKIPQDIIDKVETIKAKIKDGSLKVPVEMEQVDAFLQNNKMQ, encoded by the coding sequence ATGAAAAAGGGTGTTTCGTTGTTACTGTTGATGGTGTTGTTATTGACGGCGGCTGTTGGTTGTTCCCAAAAAACTGAAGAACAGTCTGACCAGGCAGGCAACAGCAAAGCGGCAGAAAACAAAAAATACGCATTGATCTTGGCGACTGGTGGCCTGGGTGACCAATCCTTCAATGATCTAACGTACGAAGGCATGAAAAGGGCAGAGAAGGAATTAGGCATTACCTTTGATTATGTAGAACCAAAAGAGGTTGCTGATTATGAAATTCAGCAAAACGAACTTGCAGCTTCAGGACAGTATGACTTGATTGTTTGTGTAGGTTTTGACCAGATGGATGCGCTGAAAAAAGTGGCAGCCGAATACCCAGAACAAAAGTTTGCGCTGATTGACGCTGTAGTGGAAGCCCCGAATGTGGCATCTTACCTTTCGGAAGAACAGGAAGGCTCTTTCCTGGTAGGTGCCCTGGCCGGTTTGATGAAGCTCGAAAAAGCGGATTCCAGGCTGAACGATCAAAACGTGGCTGCCGTAATCGGAGGACTGGACATTCCATTGATCCGGAAATTTATTGCCGGTTTTGAAGCAGGGGCACGTTATGTCAACCCCCAGATGAAAGTCCTTTATGATTTTGTTGGCGATTTCAGCGATCCGGCCACAGCTAAAGAAATGGCTTTATCGCTGAACCGCAAAGGAGCAGATATTATTTATCATGCAGCCGGCGGTTCCGGGCTGGGAGTGTTTGAAGCGGCCAAAAGCAATAACTTCTTGGCCATTGGCTGCAACTCCAACCAAAACCATATTGCGCCGGATGTGATTATGGCCAGCATGTTAAAACGGGTAGACAACGCTACTTTTGAAGCAGTAAAAAGCGCTTACGAAGGCAATTTCAAAGGCGGAGTATATTCTCTGGGGGTTAAAGATGACGGTGTTGGGTATGCAGTGGACGGCACTAATGTTAAAATCCCCCAGGATATTATCGATAAAGTGGAGACAATAAAGGCAAAGATCAAGGACGGATCGCTTAAAGTTCCCGTAGAGATGGAACAGGTAGATGCTTTTTTGCAGAATAACAAAATGCAGTAA
- a CDS encoding ABC transporter permease produces MESSFNWLLSFFPLTVRLAIPIALTAIGATFSERSGVINIGLEGMMLVGAFSAVAGTHFTGNPWFGILLAMISGLLVGLLFALLSITYRANQVVCGVGVNILALGLTTVMIKVIWGKEGISGQIPPLPGFTVPLLDRLPVVGGLFREQSIYFFILIMVMVFSWILMYRTKIGLRLRAIGDHPLAAATAGVPIKRYRYGFVLLSSVLASLGGSYLSLEQTHVFVNDMVAGRGFMAMAANIFGGWHPIGSVLASLIFAFAQAVRFNMNNSSIPNQFIQMVPYLFTLFVLVVFRRKSRAPEALGEM; encoded by the coding sequence ATGGAATCCAGTTTCAACTGGCTTTTAAGTTTTTTTCCGTTAACAGTAAGATTAGCTATTCCCATCGCGCTTACTGCCATTGGGGCTACCTTTTCGGAACGCAGTGGGGTCATTAATATCGGCCTGGAAGGAATGATGCTGGTAGGAGCTTTTAGTGCCGTGGCGGGCACTCATTTCACGGGTAACCCATGGTTTGGCATTTTGCTGGCAATGATCAGCGGGCTGCTGGTTGGCCTGCTTTTCGCACTGTTAAGCATTACGTACCGGGCCAACCAGGTGGTCTGCGGCGTGGGAGTAAATATCCTCGCTTTAGGCTTGACCACGGTGATGATTAAAGTAATTTGGGGAAAAGAAGGTATTTCCGGGCAAATCCCTCCCTTGCCGGGTTTTACGGTGCCTCTCTTAGACAGGCTTCCGGTGGTGGGCGGCTTGTTCAGGGAGCAATCGATCTATTTCTTTATTTTAATTATGGTTATGGTCTTTTCATGGATTTTGATGTACCGCACTAAAATAGGGTTAAGACTGCGGGCAATTGGCGATCATCCACTGGCAGCGGCAACGGCCGGAGTGCCGATTAAGCGTTACCGCTATGGCTTTGTTCTGTTGAGCAGTGTCCTGGCTTCCTTGGGAGGTTCATACCTTTCGCTGGAGCAGACCCATGTCTTTGTTAACGATATGGTTGCGGGTAGGGGTTTCATGGCTATGGCAGCCAATATCTTTGGCGGGTGGCATCCCATCGGTTCAGTGCTGGCCAGCCTTATCTTTGCTTTTGCCCAAGCAGTTAGGTTTAATATGAATAACTCAAGCATTCCCAATCAGTTTATTCAGATGGTGCCCTATCTTTTTACTCTCTTTGTTCTAGTTGTGTTTAGAAGAAAATCGAGAGCACCGGAAGCATTGGGGGAAATGTAA
- a CDS encoding nucleoside phosphorylase, protein MNITNKAEQLKGIRQYHIDLQEGDVGKYVLLPGDPARSDMVAKYLEDVKLVGHNREHRTFTGFYKGVRVSVTSTGMGCPSTAIAVEELINIGAECFIRIGSTAALRPEIHIGDLIISTGSMKNEGTSRFYVPDCFPAVPDFELTRTLIDTAERMQEELDYNYFYGINATDDAFYGETEEWIKKLADLNITNIEMESSAIFTICHLRGKRGAMISAASANLVTNEVVYGEKNVKLAEGWDKEIKVALEAIATFDKKMRG, encoded by the coding sequence ATGAATATCACCAACAAAGCTGAACAATTGAAAGGGATCAGACAGTATCACATTGATCTACAGGAAGGGGATGTGGGCAAGTATGTCTTGTTGCCCGGTGACCCTGCTCGTTCCGACATGGTGGCAAAATATCTCGAAGATGTAAAACTAGTAGGCCATAACCGGGAACACCGTACATTCACCGGCTTTTACAAAGGGGTGAGGGTCTCGGTAACTTCCACTGGAATGGGCTGTCCTTCCACGGCCATTGCAGTAGAGGAATTAATCAATATCGGTGCCGAATGTTTTATCCGCATTGGGAGTACTGCCGCTTTGCGGCCAGAAATCCACATCGGCGACCTGATTATTTCCACCGGTTCTATGAAAAATGAAGGTACATCCCGCTTTTACGTACCGGATTGTTTCCCGGCTGTTCCGGATTTTGAACTGACCCGAACCCTGATCGACACAGCTGAAAGAATGCAGGAAGAGCTTGACTATAATTATTTTTACGGAATTAACGCCACTGATGACGCTTTTTATGGGGAAACGGAGGAATGGATTAAGAAATTGGCTGACCTGAACATTACAAATATTGAGATGGAAAGCTCAGCAATCTTTACCATCTGTCACCTCAGAGGGAAAAGAGGGGCCATGATTAGCGCGGCTTCGGCCAACCTGGTAACCAATGAAGTGGTTTACGGAGAGAAAAATGTGAAACTGGCAGAGGGATGGGATAAGGAGATTAAAGTAGCCTTGGAGGCAATTGCCACTTTTGACAAGAAAATGCGGGGCTAA
- a CDS encoding ABC transporter permease, which translates to MNRWQNCLKDLWKIELLRELVLSVAAIMLALLAGGLLVLILGESPLEAYSALWQGSFGSARSLANTLAKATPLIFTGLAVGVAFQCGLFNIGAEGQLYIGAFVSALAALLLPLMPKIIFLPLVVLAGMLAAGLWGAVAGFLKAKFGTHEVIVTVMSNYVAIYLTSYLVNYPFKEPGPVAQTVELPAAASFLKLLPRTQLTTAFVLAVLLAAVVYWLLWYTTLGFQIRAVGENQLAAEAGGVSIMKSMVLAMGISGALAAMGGISQVLGINHRFIDGFSPGYGFTGIAVAVLGRNHPFGIMLTALLFGALDAGALQLNRTTSISAKWVMVIQGLVILFVAAPEIFKFLMKRRVHA; encoded by the coding sequence ATGAATAGGTGGCAAAATTGCCTCAAAGACTTATGGAAAATTGAACTGTTACGGGAATTAGTCCTATCTGTCGCTGCTATTATGTTAGCTTTGCTGGCAGGAGGGCTGTTGGTGCTGATCCTTGGTGAATCTCCCCTGGAAGCCTACTCTGCTTTGTGGCAAGGTTCTTTCGGGAGTGCCCGGAGCCTGGCCAATACTCTTGCTAAGGCAACTCCTCTGATTTTTACCGGGTTAGCGGTAGGGGTAGCTTTCCAATGTGGCTTATTTAATATCGGCGCTGAAGGGCAGCTTTATATTGGCGCTTTTGTTAGTGCTCTGGCAGCTTTGCTGTTGCCCTTGATGCCCAAGATCATTTTTCTTCCCCTGGTTGTGCTGGCAGGTATGCTGGCAGCGGGTTTGTGGGGAGCGGTGGCAGGTTTTTTAAAGGCTAAGTTCGGGACCCATGAAGTGATAGTTACTGTTATGTCTAACTATGTTGCCATTTATCTTACTTCATACTTGGTCAATTACCCTTTTAAAGAACCTGGTCCGGTTGCCCAAACAGTGGAACTGCCGGCAGCAGCATCTTTTCTTAAGCTATTGCCCCGGACCCAACTGACTACAGCTTTTGTCCTGGCGGTTTTGCTGGCTGCTGTTGTTTACTGGCTTCTATGGTATACAACTCTTGGCTTTCAAATCAGGGCAGTGGGTGAAAACCAGCTGGCTGCGGAGGCGGGCGGCGTTTCCATCATGAAGAGTATGGTGCTGGCCATGGGTATAAGCGGTGCTTTGGCGGCTATGGGAGGCATTTCACAGGTCTTGGGGATCAACCACCGTTTTATTGATGGCTTTTCGCCTGGTTACGGGTTTACCGGTATAGCTGTAGCAGTTTTGGGCCGCAACCACCCTTTTGGTATTATGTTAACTGCCCTCCTGTTTGGCGCTTTGGACGCAGGCGCACTGCAGCTAAACCGAACCACCTCAATTTCCGCCAAATGGGTAATGGTGATTCAGGGGCTGGTTATCTTGTTCGTGGCGGCTCCGGAAATCTTTAAATTTCTTATGAAAAGGCGGGTGCATGCGTGA
- a CDS encoding amidohydrolase family protein yields the protein MHTAVKTLLNCTILTMDANDTWYPRGYLIVEGNRIAKLGEGSCPSPRGDIYDLEGKLVMPGLVNTHTHTPSPLFRGMADDLKLMDWLQTLIWPAEKHLTAEAVYWGTSLACLEFLENGITTFADQYFFADAVAEAVKSSGLRGVLAATVFSHPSPETDRTLEAAADFVSSYRGREEETRIYPCFGPHAPYSCDASTLREVAKLAEHYGVLVHIHISETKEENEKIRAATGLSPTRFLESTGLLDRQVLAAHCIHLDDQDLGIFREKGVGVSYNPVSNLKLVSGVMPLKRLWEHQVPVGLGTDGAQSNNSLDLLRDLKTGVLLQKQHEEDPTFCTAREAVRMLTIEGARALGMADQIGSLEPGKLADLTVLDLTGSNLQPVHQGLLSNLYSHVTYSAMGANVAHVMVDGEFLLYNRIPLRVNRNEVLQKSAHMATKLMQKAGLL from the coding sequence ATGCACACGGCAGTAAAAACATTGCTCAACTGTACTATCCTGACCATGGATGCCAACGATACTTGGTATCCCAGGGGTTACCTGATTGTTGAAGGAAACCGGATCGCTAAGCTAGGGGAAGGAAGCTGTCCTAGCCCGCGGGGCGATATTTATGACCTTGAGGGGAAACTGGTTATGCCGGGCCTTGTCAATACCCATACTCACACTCCTTCACCCTTGTTCCGGGGAATGGCGGATGATTTGAAATTGATGGACTGGCTACAGACATTGATTTGGCCAGCGGAGAAACATCTAACAGCAGAAGCGGTATACTGGGGTACTTCCCTTGCGTGCCTGGAATTTTTGGAAAATGGCATTACGACTTTTGCTGATCAGTATTTTTTTGCCGACGCTGTCGCAGAGGCAGTGAAAAGTTCCGGCTTGCGGGGAGTGCTGGCAGCAACGGTCTTTTCACATCCATCGCCTGAAACAGACCGTACGTTAGAGGCTGCTGCTGATTTTGTTTCCAGTTACCGGGGCAGAGAGGAAGAGACTCGCATTTACCCCTGTTTTGGCCCGCATGCTCCTTACAGCTGCGATGCGAGTACGCTGCGGGAAGTGGCCAAGTTGGCGGAGCATTACGGGGTGCTAGTGCATATTCATATATCGGAAACTAAGGAAGAAAACGAAAAAATCAGGGCGGCTACAGGGCTTTCGCCAACCCGTTTTTTGGAAAGCACGGGTCTGTTGGACCGGCAGGTGCTAGCGGCCCACTGTATTCACCTTGATGATCAAGACCTGGGCATTTTCCGGGAAAAAGGAGTAGGAGTAAGCTATAACCCGGTTAGTAACCTGAAGCTGGTTTCAGGGGTAATGCCCTTAAAACGCCTCTGGGAGCACCAGGTCCCCGTGGGCCTGGGCACCGATGGCGCCCAGAGCAATAACAGTTTGGATTTGCTCCGGGACTTAAAAACAGGTGTGCTGCTCCAAAAACAGCACGAAGAAGACCCTACTTTTTGCACGGCCCGGGAAGCTGTCCGCATGCTTACTATTGAGGGAGCCAGGGCTCTGGGGATGGCTGACCAGATTGGCAGCCTGGAACCAGGCAAATTGGCCGATCTGACAGTTCTTGATTTGACAGGCAGCAATTTGCAGCCGGTGCATCAAGGGCTACTTTCCAACCTTTATTCCCATGTCACATATTCCGCCATGGGAGCTAATGTTGCCCATGTGATGGTTGATGGTGAATTTTTGCTTTACAACCGCATCCCTTTGCGGGTCAACAGGAATGAGGTCCTGCAAAAATCAGCACACATGGCGACCAAGTTGATGCAAAAGGCAGGTTTGCTGTAA
- a CDS encoding ABC transporter ATP-binding protein, which translates to MGPWVIEMRNITKRFGPVLANDGVDLLVRRQEVHVLLGENGAGKSTLMNILFGLYEPDDGKIVVKGEEVLKNSPGKALERGLGMVHQHFMLVERLTVLENIILGYEPGNVLVDYRESRERVQELVDKFNFQLDLDAVVETLPVGVKQRVEIVKALYRGAEIIIFDEPTAVLTPPEVEELFQVFRELKKDGKTIIFITHKLNETMEAADRITVLRNGKNLQTLDKSGTSPQELARLMVGREVDFNLAKAQINRGEEILKLQDVRLIEQKGHTVSLQVYGGEILGIAGVEGNGQMELEELITGLRPCKSGSIVFRGRDITALNVRQRKKLGLAHIPSDRHKRAMLSNFTLEENILLGRQFRPEWVKNGVIQRQKVRKAGRQMVDSFQIKTSGLGQKIKLLSGGNQQKVILAREVSTDPDLIVAAQPTRGLDVGAIEYIHSLLLQLREQGKGIILISADLQEITKLSDRIAVMYEGEIRAVRPAEEFTMEELGLLMAGKEVPQNE; encoded by the coding sequence ATGGGACCCTGGGTTATTGAAATGAGAAATATCACTAAAAGGTTTGGCCCCGTTTTAGCTAACGATGGTGTGGACTTGCTGGTCAGGAGGCAGGAAGTGCATGTACTCTTAGGAGAAAACGGGGCGGGAAAAAGCACCCTGATGAATATTTTGTTCGGGCTTTATGAGCCTGACGACGGTAAGATCGTGGTTAAGGGCGAAGAAGTGCTGAAGAACAGCCCCGGAAAAGCCTTGGAAAGAGGGCTGGGAATGGTCCACCAGCATTTTATGCTGGTGGAGCGCCTGACTGTCCTGGAAAACATTATTCTTGGCTATGAACCGGGCAATGTCCTTGTCGATTATCGGGAAAGCAGGGAGCGGGTTCAGGAACTGGTCGATAAATTCAATTTTCAACTAGACCTGGATGCCGTAGTAGAAACTTTGCCTGTGGGAGTAAAGCAGCGGGTGGAAATTGTCAAAGCCCTTTACCGTGGAGCGGAGATCATCATCTTTGATGAACCCACCGCTGTCCTCACACCCCCGGAAGTAGAGGAACTGTTCCAGGTTTTCAGGGAATTGAAAAAAGACGGAAAAACTATTATTTTCATAACGCATAAATTAAATGAAACGATGGAAGCGGCAGACCGCATTACTGTTTTGCGAAATGGCAAAAATCTGCAAACTCTCGACAAAAGTGGGACTTCACCTCAAGAGCTGGCCAGACTGATGGTGGGCAGGGAAGTTGATTTTAACCTGGCTAAGGCCCAAATAAACCGCGGGGAAGAAATATTAAAGCTGCAGGATGTGCGTTTAATTGAACAAAAAGGGCATACAGTCAGTTTACAGGTTTACGGTGGGGAAATATTAGGAATTGCCGGGGTAGAAGGAAACGGCCAGATGGAACTGGAAGAACTGATTACAGGCCTGCGCCCCTGCAAGTCAGGCAGCATCGTCTTTCGCGGACGGGACATAACCGCTTTAAATGTCCGGCAGCGCAAAAAGTTGGGTCTGGCCCACATTCCTTCCGACCGCCACAAAAGGGCTATGCTGAGCAATTTTACATTGGAAGAAAATATTTTGCTGGGCCGCCAGTTCAGGCCCGAATGGGTAAAAAACGGCGTGATTCAGCGCCAAAAAGTACGCAAAGCCGGTCGGCAAATGGTTGATTCTTTCCAAATCAAAACTTCCGGTTTGGGACAAAAAATTAAGTTGCTTTCGGGTGGTAACCAGCAGAAAGTGATTTTAGCCAGAGAGGTCAGCACGGATCCGGACTTGATTGTGGCAGCCCAGCCCACAAGAGGTTTAGATGTGGGAGCGATTGAATATATTCATTCATTGCTTTTACAGCTGAGGGAACAGGGCAAGGGGATCATCCTGATTTCGGCGGATTTGCAGGAGATAACCAAGTTGAGTGACCGGATTGCCGTAATGTATGAAGGTGAAATCCGTGCAGTTAGGCCGGCGGAGGAATTTACAATGGAGGAACTTGGGCTGTTGATGGCCGGGAAAGAGGTGCCGCAAAATGAATAG
- a CDS encoding glutamine synthetase III translates to MEIFGANVFNDAVMRERLPKNVYKSLSNTIDKGLPLDPSVAEVVANAMKDWAIEKGATHFTHWFQPMTGFTAEKHDSFISPTSDGKVIMEFSGKELIKGEPDASSFPSGGLRATFEARGYTAWDCTSPAFIKEDGGAKILCIPTAFCSYTGEALDKKTPLLRSMEALSKQAIRVLRLFGNETSTRVITTVGPEQEYFLIDKKFYDNRMDLMLTGRTLFGAMPPKGQELEDHYFGSIKERVAAFMKELNIELWKLGILAKTQHNEVAPGQFEIAPIFASTNIATDHNQLVMDVMKKVAIRHDLVCLLHEKPFAGVNGSGKHNNWSLATDDGQNLLEPGNTPHENAQFLTFLCAVIKAVDDYAELLRLSAANPGNDHRLGANEAPPAIISIFLGEQMSDILEQLANGGVKSSKQGGTITVGVSTLPTLVKDVTDRNRTSPFAFTGNKFEFRMVPSSLSIAGPNVVLNTIVAEVLSQIADRLEQATDFNTELQKILGEIARNHKRIIFDGNGYSEEWVAEAEKRGLPNIKSMVDAVPHLITEKSVKLFEKHNVFSEVELHSRYEILMEQYCKQINIEAQTMIHMAKRQILPAVVKYATNLAASINTIKNASAQADVSAQEDILNEVSALLASFKQKVYNLEALAEEAKAMEEDLYKKGVFYRDVVFKAMNSLRADADKLETLVDAELWPIPTYAQMLFML, encoded by the coding sequence ATGGAGATTTTTGGTGCAAATGTTTTTAATGATGCTGTAATGCGTGAGAGGTTACCTAAGAACGTTTACAAATCGTTGAGCAATACTATAGACAAGGGTTTACCACTTGACCCTTCTGTGGCCGAAGTTGTAGCCAATGCTATGAAAGACTGGGCCATTGAGAAAGGGGCCACCCACTTTACCCATTGGTTTCAACCTATGACCGGCTTTACTGCTGAGAAACATGATTCCTTTATTTCGCCTACATCGGATGGTAAAGTCATAATGGAGTTTTCAGGTAAAGAATTAATTAAAGGTGAACCTGATGCCTCTTCTTTCCCCAGCGGAGGGCTGCGGGCCACTTTCGAGGCCAGAGGTTATACTGCCTGGGATTGCACGTCGCCAGCGTTCATTAAGGAAGACGGTGGGGCCAAGATCTTATGTATTCCAACTGCCTTTTGCTCTTATACCGGAGAAGCTTTAGACAAGAAAACACCACTGTTACGTTCAATGGAAGCGCTTTCAAAACAAGCCATCCGTGTCTTACGCCTTTTTGGCAATGAGACCAGCACCAGGGTAATCACTACTGTTGGTCCGGAACAAGAATATTTCTTAATAGACAAAAAATTTTATGACAACCGGATGGATTTAATGTTAACCGGTCGCACCCTTTTTGGAGCAATGCCTCCCAAAGGCCAGGAATTAGAAGACCATTACTTTGGTAGTATTAAAGAACGAGTTGCTGCCTTTATGAAAGAATTGAATATAGAATTGTGGAAACTTGGCATTTTGGCCAAAACGCAGCATAATGAAGTGGCACCGGGTCAGTTTGAAATTGCTCCCATTTTTGCCTCAACCAATATTGCCACGGACCATAACCAACTAGTAATGGATGTTATGAAAAAAGTAGCAATTAGACACGACCTGGTATGTCTGCTGCATGAAAAACCTTTTGCCGGGGTTAACGGTTCCGGGAAACATAACAACTGGTCACTGGCTACGGATGACGGGCAAAACCTGCTTGAACCGGGAAATACTCCTCATGAAAATGCCCAGTTCTTAACATTCCTGTGCGCAGTCATTAAGGCTGTGGATGATTATGCTGAATTACTGAGACTATCGGCAGCTAATCCCGGCAATGATCATCGTCTTGGCGCTAATGAGGCTCCACCTGCAATTATTTCTATCTTCTTGGGAGAGCAAATGTCCGATATTCTTGAGCAATTGGCCAACGGTGGAGTTAAAAGCTCCAAACAAGGCGGTACCATTACTGTGGGGGTATCTACTTTACCAACTTTAGTTAAAGATGTGACAGACAGAAACAGGACTTCACCCTTCGCATTTACCGGCAATAAGTTCGAATTCCGGATGGTCCCTTCTTCGCTGTCAATCGCGGGACCTAACGTGGTACTAAATACCATTGTGGCAGAAGTGCTTAGCCAAATCGCAGACCGTTTAGAACAGGCCACTGACTTTAATACAGAATTACAAAAGATTCTAGGGGAAATTGCCCGCAACCACAAGCGAATTATCTTTGACGGCAACGGTTATTCTGAAGAATGGGTTGCGGAAGCGGAAAAACGTGGCTTGCCAAATATCAAGTCCATGGTAGATGCAGTACCGCACCTGATTACGGAAAAATCGGTTAAACTTTTTGAGAAGCATAACGTATTCAGCGAAGTTGAGTTGCACTCCCGCTATGAGATTTTAATGGAACAATACTGCAAGCAAATTAATATTGAGGCCCAAACCATGATTCATATGGCAAAAAGGCAAATTCTGCCTGCTGTGGTTAAGTATGCAACGAATTTGGCCGCTTCTATTAATACTATTAAAAATGCTTCTGCCCAAGCCGATGTTTCGGCTCAAGAGGATATTTTAAACGAAGTATCAGCATTACTTGCTTCGTTTAAGCAAAAAGTATATAACCTTGAGGCGTTAGCAGAGGAAGCCAAAGCTATGGAAGAAGACCTTTACAAAAAAGGCGTTTTTTATCGCGATGTTGTCTTTAAAGCAATGAATTCTCTACGTGCTGACGCTGATAAATTGGAAACACTGGTCGACGCAGAACTTTGGCCAATACCCACCTATGCTCAAATGTTATTTATGCTCTAA
- a CDS encoding GntR family transcriptional regulator, whose protein sequence is MNSNNVKKIQKFSAVQQALESLRKYICELDTRNEHRLPSEEELAQQLGISRLTVREALAVLESDGVIARSQGKGTVINSFVPRLTSRIDTSREIDTFLQDNGYKTSSRVLGFAWRQADKDEATKLGISEGEDILVVKKVFMADAIVAAFYVDRTPRSLFRHEDFTEQDLEKSMFTFIENICNRQITHDVLEIIPVVSDEELSKVFNVPLLTPLLRLDVLEYAEDGVPLMYNSEYYTDKFIRFTLCRNVAFTS, encoded by the coding sequence ATGAACAGTAACAATGTAAAAAAAATCCAAAAGTTTTCTGCAGTCCAGCAAGCACTGGAAAGTCTTCGGAAATATATTTGCGAATTGGATACCAGGAATGAACACCGTTTGCCTTCCGAGGAAGAATTAGCCCAGCAGTTGGGCATTAGCCGCCTAACAGTACGCGAGGCGCTGGCTGTTTTAGAGAGCGATGGTGTAATTGCCCGTTCCCAGGGTAAAGGCACGGTGATCAATTCGTTTGTCCCGCGGTTGACAAGCAGGATTGATACTAGCCGGGAGATTGATACTTTTTTGCAGGATAATGGCTATAAAACATCTTCTCGGGTGTTGGGCTTCGCCTGGCGGCAGGCAGATAAAGACGAGGCAACTAAATTGGGGATCAGCGAGGGTGAAGATATTTTGGTTGTCAAAAAAGTTTTTATGGCTGATGCAATTGTTGCGGCTTTCTATGTGGACCGCACCCCCAGGAGCCTCTTCAGGCATGAAGATTTTACCGAACAAGATTTGGAAAAGTCTATGTTTACCTTTATAGAAAATATTTGCAACCGGCAAATAACCCATGATGTGCTGGAAATTATCCCCGTAGTGTCCGATGAAGAACTGTCTAAGGTTTTTAATGTGCCTCTTTTAACCCCTTTATTACGCCTTGATGTTCTAGAATATGCGGAAGACGGGGTCCCACTTATGTACAACTCTGAATACTATACGGACAAGTTTATCCGTTTCACGCTTTGCAGGAATGTGGCTTTTACGTCTTAA
- a CDS encoding NADP-dependent isocitrate dehydrogenase — protein MVEKIRMNTPLVEMDGDEMTRVIWQMIKDILLTPYIDLKTEYYDLGLKKRDETEDQITIDAALATKKYGVAVKCATITPNAQRVEEYNLKQMWKSPNGTIRAILDGTVFRAPIIVDSIKPFVRTWKKPITIARHAYGDVYKDVEFRVEGPGKAELVFTSESGDVSRQTIHEFRDAGIILGMHNLDKSIESFARACFNYALDQKQDLWFATKDTISKKYDHRFKDIFQEIYDNEYKEKFAAAGIEYFYTLIDDAVARVIRSEGGMIWACKNYDGDVMSDMVATAFGSLAMMTSVLVSPEGNYEFEAAHGTVTRHYYRYLKGEETSTNPMATIFAWTGALRKRGELDGINELMGFADKLEGASIKTIEDGVMTKDLAELSVAENKRIVNTEEFLKEINKRLVEMM, from the coding sequence ATGGTCGAAAAAATCAGAATGAACACACCGCTGGTGGAAATGGACGGCGACGAGATGACCAGGGTCATCTGGCAAATGATCAAGGACATTTTACTTACACCATACATAGACCTGAAAACCGAGTATTACGATCTCGGTCTGAAAAAAAGGGATGAAACCGAAGACCAGATAACAATTGACGCCGCTCTGGCTACCAAAAAGTATGGTGTGGCGGTTAAATGCGCCACTATTACACCCAACGCCCAGCGGGTTGAAGAGTACAATCTGAAACAAATGTGGAAAAGCCCCAACGGCACCATCAGGGCTATTTTGGATGGCACAGTTTTCCGGGCACCCATTATTGTCGATAGCATCAAACCATTCGTCAGGACCTGGAAAAAACCCATTACCATAGCCAGGCATGCTTACGGGGATGTTTATAAGGATGTTGAGTTCCGGGTGGAAGGGCCTGGCAAAGCGGAGCTGGTTTTCACTTCTGAAAGCGGCGATGTATCGAGGCAGACAATACATGAGTTTAGGGATGCCGGAATTATCTTGGGAATGCATAACTTGGACAAGTCCATTGAGAGTTTTGCCAGGGCATGTTTCAACTACGCTTTAGACCAAAAGCAGGACCTGTGGTTTGCCACCAAAGATACCATTTCTAAAAAATATGATCATAGGTTTAAAGATATTTTCCAGGAAATTTATGACAACGAATATAAAGAGAAATTTGCAGCTGCCGGCATAGAGTATTTCTATACTCTCATTGATGACGCCGTGGCCCGGGTAATCAGATCGGAAGGTGGCATGATCTGGGCCTGCAAGAATTATGACGGGGATGTCATGTCTGACATGGTTGCTACCGCTTTTGGCAGCCTGGCAATGATGACCTCCGTGCTGGTATCGCCGGAGGGCAATTACGAGTTTGAAGCTGCCCACGGCACAGTGACCAGGCATTATTATAGATACCTAAAAGGGGAGGAAACTTCCACCAACCCCATGGCTACTATTTTTGCCTGGACCGGTGCCCTCAGGAAGCGGGGCGAACTGGATGGGATTAATGAGCTTATGGGATTTGCCGATAAGCTAGAGGGTGCATCTATCAAAACCATTGAAGACGGGGTAATGACCAAAGATCTAGCGGAACTGTCAGTAGCTGAAAATAAACGCATTGTTAATACGGAAGAGTTTCTGAAAGAGATAAATAAGCGCTTAGTTGAAATGATGTAA